The proteins below are encoded in one region of Pseudomonadota bacterium:
- a CDS encoding flagellar motor protein MotB: MRKKKHDDGHENAERWLLTYADLITLLLAFFIMMYTFSKQDGQKYQEVSAHLKTIFTGGAGIVQKGSVSGTAPLDLMSAKSVSSNEIKKQIEQEIKTMAQANGLKDNFSVFSDERGIVIRIMDKAFFDEGKAELKDSAKRMLDKIIPVIKQINNHIRIEGHTDNVPINTNEFKSNWELSVRRATEVVRHLIERGGVSPQRISATGYAEYRPVVNNDSTMNRALNRRIEIIVAKSQAEQPENKLLSQ, translated from the coding sequence GTGAGGAAGAAGAAACACGATGATGGTCACGAAAACGCCGAGAGGTGGCTTCTTACCTATGCAGATCTTATAACCCTTCTGCTTGCTTTTTTTATTATGATGTACACTTTTTCAAAGCAGGATGGACAGAAATACCAGGAGGTTTCGGCGCATCTTAAAACAATTTTTACAGGCGGCGCAGGGATTGTACAGAAAGGAAGTGTTTCCGGCACTGCTCCTTTGGACTTGATGTCCGCCAAAAGTGTATCAAGTAATGAGATAAAAAAACAGATCGAGCAAGAGATTAAAACAATGGCACAGGCAAATGGCTTGAAGGATAATTTTTCTGTTTTTTCTGATGAAAGAGGTATTGTTATAAGAATAATGGATAAGGCCTTCTTTGACGAAGGTAAAGCTGAACTAAAGGACAGCGCAAAGAGGATGCTTGACAAGATTATTCCTGTTATAAAACAGATAAATAACCATATAAGGATAGAAGGACATACAGATAATGTTCCTATTAACACCAATGAGTTTAAATCCAACTGGGAACTTTCTGTTAGAAGGGCTACGGAGGTAGTAAGGCATCTCATCGAAAGAGGTGGTGTTTCCCCCCAGAGGATCTCTGCAACTGGTTATGCCGAATACAGACCGGTAGTGAACAATGATAGTACGATGAACCGGGCTTTAAACAGAAGGATAGAAATCATTGTAGCTAAAAGTCAAGCAGAACAGCCAGAGAATAAATTATTATCTCAGTAA
- the trxA gene encoding thioredoxin has product MSNAKPVSDSEFTGVVLESTLPVLVDFWATWCGPCQTMGPILDTIAGEYEGKIKVFKMNVDENPATPAKYGIRGIPTLILFNKGEIVDRIIGAQPKGNVDNLIKKVLG; this is encoded by the coding sequence ATGAGTAATGCAAAGCCAGTAAGTGATAGTGAGTTTACAGGTGTGGTTCTTGAATCTACCCTGCCGGTTCTTGTTGATTTCTGGGCAACATGGTGCGGACCATGCCAGACCATGGGGCCGATACTGGATACAATTGCAGGAGAATATGAGGGAAAGATAAAGGTTTTTAAGATGAATGTCGATGAAAATCCTGCTACTCCGGCAAAATATGGGATCAGAGGGATACCTACACTTATCCTTTTCAACAAGGGCGAAATTGTTGACAGAATTATCGGCGCCCAACCAAAGGGGAATGTTGATAACCTGATTAAAAAAGTTTTAGGTTGA
- a CDS encoding PaaI family thioesterase: MDSKKKEVYFKKVREEPLAKLFDIKLKDVEEGYALCEMMYTEKMDNIYGNAHGGALFSLIDEAFEISSNSHENIAVALNMNVTYMKAPKKNAVLTAESKEINRTRRTASYNIVVRDSDSLIAVCQALVYVKDQEIPFLK; this comes from the coding sequence ATGGATAGTAAAAAGAAAGAGGTGTATTTTAAAAAAGTCAGAGAAGAACCTCTTGCTAAATTGTTTGATATAAAGTTGAAGGATGTGGAAGAGGGTTATGCCCTGTGCGAGATGATGTATACAGAAAAGATGGATAATATTTATGGAAATGCGCATGGCGGAGCACTGTTTTCGTTGATAGACGAAGCATTTGAAATATCGTCGAACAGTCATGAGAATATTGCTGTTGCCCTGAATATGAATGTTACATATATGAAGGCGCCGAAGAAAAATGCTGTTTTGACGGCTGAATCCAAGGAGATAAACAGAACAAGGAGGACGGCTTCGTACAATATTGTTGTAAGGGATAGTGACAGCCTGATTGCTGTATGCCAAGCACTGGTGTACGTGAAGGATCAGGAAATCCCTTTTTTGAAGTAG
- a CDS encoding response regulator gives MIEGSKILLVDDNVDIVDAISDFLTLNGCSVLAASTGKEAMELLNKNDIEVVILDVRLPDTNGVALLDTIKINNPTVAVVMVTGYYNPNYVVEAMKKGASDFLIKPFEFDKLVLVLIRALRERSLLIEKENIYQTLEDKKKIELLNRELQKKIKELTTMYQISNQFNSLTIFNDVYEKMLNIVYDALEVKSCGYYIFDGKNKELILYKEKTNNNGSMLESRIPASGDFLEHLRSQKKYLSKNNELYLPINIKGECIGFIMVDSKRNGLRKDDHLLDSDIFFLKLIAEKASTQIENRMLYESLFENVFQTLTSLIAAINKRDSYTESHCHRVTDMTMLLADKMDLPDYEKDVLRFVGPVHDLGKIGVPDSILLKPGALSDEEYNIMKSHSAFGEEILSRFDILSKEAKIIRSHHERYDGRGYPDTLVNDGIPICSRVIAVCDTYDAMVTNRPYRKALEKEYTLNEIERCKGSQFDPDIAACFIEMARDDMHGKE, from the coding sequence ATGATCGAAGGTTCTAAAATATTACTGGTTGATGATAATGTTGACATCGTAGATGCCATTTCTGATTTTTTAACATTAAACGGTTGCAGTGTTCTTGCTGCTTCTACAGGCAAAGAAGCCATGGAGCTTCTTAATAAAAATGATATTGAAGTTGTCATTCTCGATGTAAGGCTGCCTGACACAAACGGTGTTGCCCTTTTAGATACAATAAAGATAAACAATCCAACTGTTGCTGTGGTAATGGTGACAGGCTACTACAACCCTAATTATGTTGTAGAAGCAATGAAAAAAGGCGCCTCCGATTTTCTTATAAAGCCCTTTGAATTTGATAAACTGGTGCTTGTTCTCATAAGAGCGTTAAGGGAAAGGTCGCTGCTGATTGAAAAGGAAAATATTTATCAAACCCTGGAAGATAAAAAGAAAATAGAGTTATTGAACAGAGAATTACAAAAGAAGATTAAAGAATTGACAACCATGTACCAGATTTCGAATCAATTTAACTCACTGACTATCTTTAACGATGTATATGAAAAAATGCTTAACATTGTTTACGATGCTTTGGAGGTAAAATCTTGTGGGTACTATATTTTTGATGGCAAGAATAAAGAATTGATTCTCTATAAGGAAAAAACAAACAATAATGGCAGCATGCTGGAAAGCAGAATTCCAGCATCAGGGGATTTTCTTGAACACCTTCGCTCTCAAAAGAAATATTTATCGAAAAACAATGAGTTGTATCTACCGATTAACATAAAAGGGGAGTGCATAGGATTCATTATGGTGGACAGCAAAAGAAACGGCTTGAGAAAAGATGATCATCTGCTGGACAGCGATATATTCTTTCTGAAGCTTATTGCGGAAAAAGCCTCTACGCAAATTGAAAACAGAATGTTATATGAAAGCCTTTTCGAAAATGTCTTCCAGACCCTTACGTCACTTATTGCTGCTATTAACAAAAGAGATTCGTATACTGAAAGTCACTGCCATAGAGTTACCGATATGACTATGCTTTTAGCAGATAAAATGGACCTGCCTGATTACGAGAAGGATGTGCTAAGATTTGTAGGCCCTGTCCATGATCTTGGCAAGATTGGTGTACCTGATTCCATACTGCTTAAACCCGGCGCACTTTCAGACGAAGAATATAATATTATGAAATCTCATTCAGCTTTTGGCGAAGAGATCCTGAGCAGGTTTGATATTCTTTCTAAAGAAGCAAAAATAATAAGAAGTCATCATGAAAGGTATGACGGAAGAGGTTATCCTGACACATTGGTCAATGACGGAATACCGATCTGTTCACGTGTAATTGCCGTATGTGATACTTATGATGCCATGGTCACAAACAGACCTTACCGTAAAGCCCTTGAAAAGGAATATACATTAAATGAAATCGAGCGATGCAAGGGCAGCCAGTTTGATCCTGATATAGCCGCCTGCTTTATTGAAATGGCAAGAGATGATATGCATGGAAAAGAATGA
- a CDS encoding PilZ domain-containing protein: MEKNENRGYFRVEVRLPIEFRIINHDECLNLENAVKHGSAQIVDKINEMHFLKEIVSTDKKEKGQIYSYIKMIDKKLDIIIDLLNRSRDDGLYISRYINVNISGAGVRFTTDVNLNEGERVELRVILPFPPYPKITSLCEVVRSMAVKVNGIANWEIALTFATINEDDRDLLINFIFAKERELLRYRKEQAG; this comes from the coding sequence ATGGAAAAGAATGAGAACAGGGGGTATTTCAGAGTTGAGGTCAGGCTTCCCATAGAGTTCAGAATAATAAATCATGACGAGTGTTTAAATCTTGAGAATGCAGTCAAGCACGGTTCTGCCCAGATTGTAGATAAAATAAATGAAATGCATTTTCTAAAGGAAATTGTATCTACAGATAAGAAAGAAAAGGGGCAGATATATTCATATATAAAGATGATAGACAAAAAATTGGATATAATCATTGATCTTTTGAACAGATCAAGGGATGACGGTTTATATATCAGCAGATATATTAATGTGAATATAAGCGGCGCGGGAGTCAGATTCACAACAGATGTTAACCTTAATGAGGGAGAACGTGTAGAATTAAGGGTAATATTACCGTTTCCTCCTTACCCGAAAATTACATCATTGTGTGAGGTTGTAAGAAGTATGGCTGTCAAGGTAAACGGGATTGCCAATTGGGAGATTGCCTTAACTTTTGCAACTATAAACGAAGACGACAGGGACCTCTTAATAAATTTCATATTTGCGAAAGAGAGAGAATTATTGCGTTACAGAAAAGAGCAAGCGGGTTAA
- a CDS encoding lytic transglycosylase domain-containing protein, with protein MENHKRFTVILISIFIITSIIYTNFFVTKAFCNSDYKKEIIINEIVQFLKDKKVKLSDSKLESMATTVYEESRLYDLDYRLVLALIKVESNFRHNVTSRDGSWGLMQIKPSLAKFISKSTGLEFKSKKDLHEPDNNIKLGTYHISKLMEDFENIHAVLYAYNVGHKKARVRINKESKPNTPFTRRVLKEYQKNTAVLPEP; from the coding sequence ATGGAAAATCATAAACGATTCACAGTTATCCTGATATCCATTTTTATAATAACATCAATAATTTACACTAATTTTTTTGTTACAAAAGCTTTTTGCAACAGTGATTACAAAAAAGAAATAATTATTAATGAAATTGTACAGTTTCTAAAAGATAAAAAAGTAAAATTGAGTGATAGCAAGTTGGAAAGTATGGCAACCACTGTATATGAAGAATCAAGATTATACGATCTGGATTACCGGCTTGTGCTCGCATTAATAAAAGTGGAGAGCAACTTCAGGCATAATGTGACATCCCGTGACGGGTCATGGGGATTGATGCAGATAAAGCCATCTCTCGCAAAATTTATTTCGAAGAGTACCGGTTTAGAATTTAAAAGCAAGAAGGATTTGCACGAGCCCGACAATAATATAAAACTTGGCACATATCATATTTCAAAACTTATGGAGGACTTCGAAAACATCCATGCCGTGCTTTATGCATATAACGTAGGTCACAAAAAGGCGCGTGTTAGAATTAATAAAGAAAGTAAACCGAATACTCCGTTCACCAGACGTGTATTAAAAGAATATCAGAAAAACACTGCTGTACTTCCGGAACCGTAA
- a CDS encoding flagellar motor protein, which produces MDITTIFGLVLGIGAVLVSFIMEGGHISSLLQGPAMLLVICGTFGAAIITTTSVQLMSLPKLFKVILFEKKLNPQQLIDLIYDLAQKSRKNGLLSLEKDLSNVGDSFLKKAIQLAIDGFETNKIREILEIEMSYIEERHKVGATFFQKLGGFSPTLGIIGTVLGLIHALGNMENSSNMAASIASAFIATLWGVALANLIYLPISDKLKVKHQDEALYLEIISEGVISLAMGDNPRVIRMKLLSFLLPNNRNGDDL; this is translated from the coding sequence ATGGATATTACAACAATTTTTGGACTTGTTCTTGGTATCGGCGCAGTGCTTGTCTCATTTATAATGGAAGGTGGACATATCTCATCTTTATTGCAGGGGCCGGCAATGCTTCTGGTCATTTGCGGTACCTTCGGTGCTGCAATCATAACAACAACTTCTGTCCAGTTAATGAGTTTACCCAAACTATTCAAGGTTATACTGTTTGAGAAAAAGCTGAATCCGCAGCAGTTGATTGACCTTATCTATGACCTTGCACAGAAATCGAGGAAAAATGGTCTATTGAGCCTTGAAAAAGATTTGTCGAATGTTGGAGATTCATTTTTGAAAAAGGCGATCCAACTTGCCATTGATGGTTTCGAGACCAATAAAATTCGGGAAATCCTTGAGATAGAAATGTCATATATAGAAGAAAGGCATAAGGTGGGCGCAACGTTCTTTCAGAAACTGGGCGGTTTTTCACCAACCCTCGGCATTATAGGGACGGTTCTTGGATTAATTCATGCGCTCGGTAACATGGAAAACAGTTCGAATATGGCTGCATCCATAGCAAGCGCGTTTATAGCTACGCTCTGGGGGGTTGCATTGGCAAACCTTATTTATCTGCCTATATCCGATAAGCTGAAGGTAAAGCATCAGGATGAAGCCCTATATCTTGAAATAATAAGTGAGGGCGTCATTTCATTAGCCATGGGAGATAATCCACGGGTTATCAGGATGAAGCTTTTGTCTTTCCTGCTGCCGAATAATCGTAACGGAGATGACCTGTGA
- a CDS encoding heavy metal translocating P-type ATPase — MAEKVELPITGMNCAACAARIERELNKLDNIKEARVNFPLKKAVIMPKNDIELRDIISLIRDIGYDVDIESDVTVRAQKEESELKRDFILSACFSVVVMVFSMWMVLPYSNFILLLLTLPVQFYFGMRFHIPAVLNLRHFAADMNTLISVGTSAAFFYSTFVTFFPHIIISAGMKPDTYFDSSATIITLILFGRFLESKAKTKTYTAIKMLYELSPKECALIKDGKETRVPTDTIEVGDLVMVRPGEKVPVDGEVAEGNTYIDESMITGESIPVHKDMGDEVIGGTINGKGSIIVKVVRIGKDTVLSKVIRLVEEAQFTKAPVQRLADKVAGIFVPIVILISIGALFVWYIFGPEPKLTNALLSFVSVLIIACPCALGLATPTAIMVSSGVGAKKGILIKSAEALELTSKAKYVLFDKTGTLTQGVIVLSEVLPVNDFSEAQILSVAYNLEKQSEHPFSEALRKKAEESNIDVEKVENFQAVPGKGVTGEINGKNYFIGNVALYEEAGNMLYDAAKVLYHEKEKEGTSPVLIWNDDNLMGIIAFSDKVRDESWAVINELKKAGIESIMITGDSMEGARTISEKVGIEKYFYRVLPDKKANIVEEYKKKGITVMVGDGINDAPSLATADVGVAMGKGTDIAIESAGVVLMKGQLSKLVSLIKLSKKTLWVIKENLFWAFIYNILGIPIAFGALYPFFGIRFEPMYGAIAMMISSVSVVSNSLRLKMFKD, encoded by the coding sequence ATGGCAGAAAAAGTTGAGCTTCCGATTACCGGTATGAACTGCGCGGCATGCGCTGCCCGCATAGAAAGAGAATTAAACAAGCTTGACAATATTAAAGAAGCCCGCGTTAACTTCCCACTGAAGAAAGCAGTGATAATGCCAAAAAACGATATCGAACTCAGGGATATTATTTCCCTTATCCGTGATATCGGATATGATGTAGATATAGAGAGTGATGTGACAGTAAGGGCGCAGAAGGAAGAGTCAGAGCTAAAGAGAGATTTTATTTTATCTGCATGTTTCAGCGTTGTGGTTATGGTCTTTTCCATGTGGATGGTCCTTCCCTATAGCAATTTTATCCTTCTCCTGCTGACATTGCCTGTCCAGTTCTATTTCGGCATGAGGTTTCATATACCTGCCGTTCTTAATCTCAGGCATTTTGCTGCCGATATGAATACCCTCATATCGGTTGGGACATCTGCTGCCTTTTTTTACAGCACTTTTGTTACATTTTTTCCGCATATTATTATATCCGCCGGTATGAAACCAGACACTTACTTTGATTCCAGCGCAACTATTATTACATTGATATTATTTGGAAGATTTCTTGAATCTAAAGCAAAAACAAAGACTTATACTGCCATAAAGATGCTTTACGAACTGTCGCCAAAAGAATGTGCTTTGATAAAAGACGGCAAGGAAACAAGGGTGCCTACTGACACCATTGAAGTTGGTGATCTGGTAATGGTAAGGCCCGGCGAAAAGGTACCAGTAGATGGAGAGGTTGCGGAAGGTAATACATATATTGATGAATCCATGATTACCGGCGAGAGCATACCTGTCCACAAAGACATGGGCGATGAGGTGATTGGGGGAACGATAAACGGTAAGGGCTCAATAATCGTAAAAGTAGTAAGAATAGGGAAAGATACGGTTTTATCAAAGGTTATCCGTCTTGTAGAAGAGGCCCAGTTCACAAAAGCCCCTGTCCAGAGGCTTGCAGATAAGGTGGCAGGCATATTTGTCCCTATTGTGATACTTATCAGTATAGGGGCACTTTTTGTGTGGTATATCTTCGGGCCTGAGCCTAAGTTGACAAACGCCCTTTTATCCTTTGTGAGTGTTCTGATTATTGCATGTCCATGTGCCCTTGGTCTTGCAACGCCGACAGCGATTATGGTTTCATCGGGCGTAGGCGCAAAGAAAGGTATCCTGATTAAAAGTGCTGAGGCCCTGGAGCTTACCAGCAAAGCTAAATATGTACTTTTTGATAAGACAGGGACATTGACACAAGGTGTTATCGTACTTTCCGAGGTATTACCGGTCAACGATTTTTCTGAAGCGCAAATACTCAGTGTTGCCTACAATCTTGAGAAACAGTCCGAACACCCTTTTTCTGAAGCGTTGAGGAAAAAGGCTGAAGAATCAAATATTGATGTAGAAAAAGTTGAGAATTTTCAAGCTGTACCTGGCAAAGGAGTCACAGGGGAGATAAACGGCAAAAACTATTTTATCGGTAATGTCGCCCTTTATGAAGAAGCAGGCAATATGCTTTATGACGCTGCAAAGGTGCTATACCATGAAAAAGAGAAAGAAGGGACATCGCCTGTTCTGATCTGGAATGACGATAACCTTATGGGTATTATTGCATTCAGCGATAAAGTAAGAGATGAATCTTGGGCAGTTATCAATGAGTTAAAGAAGGCCGGTATAGAGTCAATTATGATAACGGGCGATAGCATGGAAGGGGCAAGAACAATAAGCGAAAAAGTCGGCATTGAGAAATATTTCTACAGGGTATTGCCGGATAAAAAGGCAAATATAGTAGAAGAGTATAAGAAAAAGGGTATAACCGTTATGGTCGGTGACGGTATAAACGATGCCCCTTCTTTAGCTACAGCGGATGTCGGTGTAGCAATGGGGAAAGGGACCGATATAGCTATAGAGTCTGCCGGCGTTGTTTTGATGAAGGGGCAGCTTTCGAAACTTGTGAGCCTTATTAAGCTTTCAAAGAAAACCCTCTGGGTCATTAAAGAAAACCTGTTCTGGGCTTTTATATACAATATCCTCGGAATCCCTATAGCTTTCGGCGCACTCTATCCTTTTTTCGGGATACGCTTCGAACCTATGTATGGAGCAATTGCAATGATGATAAGTTCTGTATCTGTTGTTAGCAATTCATTAAGATTAAAAATGTTCAAAGATTGA
- a CDS encoding response regulator codes for MSKKDDIFRILIVDDNNDLRSIIKEYLSDNGDFVEVACDGKDALKSHIENRYDLIITDLNMPEMTGIDLMKKIRKNNDITEFIIITGYASLDTAVEAIKIGAFDYILKPFRMEELKVIVKNAKDKIFLVKTNMELFKKLKKFYDEIERYKQHNKPDSNVEISESGNDTERIVTEIKNLEKLVKGRLMIE; via the coding sequence ATGAGTAAAAAAGATGATATATTTAGAATACTTATTGTTGATGACAACAATGACCTAAGATCAATCATAAAAGAGTATCTCAGTGACAACGGCGATTTTGTTGAGGTAGCCTGTGACGGCAAAGATGCCCTGAAGAGTCATATAGAAAATCGCTATGATCTCATTATTACGGACTTGAATATGCCTGAGATGACAGGCATTGATCTGATGAAAAAAATAAGAAAAAACAATGATATAACAGAATTTATTATTATTACAGGATATGCTTCTCTGGATACCGCAGTGGAGGCGATTAAGATAGGCGCTTTTGATTATATTTTAAAGCCTTTTAGAATGGAAGAGCTAAAGGTTATTGTTAAAAATGCGAAAGATAAAATATTTCTTGTAAAAACAAATATGGAATTATTTAAAAAATTAAAGAAATTTTACGATGAAATTGAAAGATACAAACAGCATAATAAACCAGATTCAAACGTTGAAATATCTGAATCCGGAAATGACACCGAAAGGATTGTCACTGAGATAAAAAATTTGGAGAAACTTGTAAAAGGGCGTTTAATGATCGAGTAA